Proteins found in one Pontibacter sp. SGAir0037 genomic segment:
- a CDS encoding M48 family metalloprotease — MNYANTIPKSLFPLFLIIILLSSCKDNEGVIFSIEDDVRLGQQVAHEVDSTYRANGQLLDRNANTQKAYTHLDNIVNRVLNSGQVKYRNEFAWTVKIINDRETLNAFATPGGYIYVYTGLIGYLNDEDHLAGVLAHEIAHADRRHSVQQLQRDYGIAILLSVVLGNNSGTLKQIAGQLAGTLAGLRFSRDAETEADNTSVQYLAGTNHYACDGTAGFFVRLNQENQGGNTPEFLSTHPNPENRVQNIQQQAQQRGCSTTSAPDTDFTELKRALSL; from the coding sequence ATGAATTACGCTAACACAATACCTAAATCACTGTTTCCCTTATTCCTGATTATAATCCTGCTCAGCAGCTGCAAAGACAATGAAGGGGTTATCTTTTCCATTGAAGATGATGTGAGGCTTGGCCAACAGGTAGCACATGAGGTTGATTCTACTTACCGTGCGAACGGGCAGTTACTCGATCGCAATGCCAATACGCAGAAAGCTTACACACACCTCGATAATATTGTAAACAGGGTACTTAACTCCGGCCAGGTAAAATACCGTAACGAATTTGCCTGGACCGTGAAGATCATCAACGACAGGGAAACCCTGAATGCTTTTGCCACCCCAGGAGGCTATATTTATGTTTATACCGGCCTGATCGGTTACTTGAATGATGAAGATCATTTAGCTGGCGTGCTGGCACACGAAATAGCGCATGCCGATAGGCGGCATAGCGTACAGCAACTGCAAAGAGACTATGGCATAGCAATACTGCTTTCGGTTGTACTGGGCAACAACTCGGGCACACTGAAGCAGATTGCCGGACAATTAGCGGGAACTCTGGCTGGCCTGCGTTTTAGCCGTGATGCAGAAACCGAGGCAGACAATACTTCGGTTCAATACCTGGCAGGAACGAACCATTACGCCTGCGACGGCACGGCAGGCTTCTTTGTGCGGCTGAACCAGGAAAACCAGGGAGGCAATACGCCTGAGTTCCTGAGCACGCACCCGAACCCCGAAAACAGGGTACAGAATATACAGCAACAGGCACAACAGAGAGGCTGTTCCACTACCTCAGCCCCGGACACCGATTTTACCGAACTGAAGCGGGCACTGAGCCTGTAA
- the mtgA gene encoding monofunctional biosynthetic peptidoglycan transglycosylase — protein sequence MKAKRLGLRQFKLLFLKLILSLFLMSIAWVLLYRWVSPPATLHMIQRRAEGGKAGKEDPEIRYRFVRLEEMSEQLPLAVVASEDQLFLQHNGFDFEAIQDAFKRNRKGKQIRGGSTISQQVAKNVFLWHGRSYLRKGVEAYFTVLIELLWSKQRILEVYLNIAEMGDGVFGVEAASRKYFRKPAKQVSREQAALLAAVLPNPIIYSAQRPSGYVLTKRARIVRAMRRLGGVNYIKTILPEPDEKKK from the coding sequence ATGAAAGCAAAGCGCTTAGGCTTAAGGCAATTCAAGCTCCTTTTCCTGAAATTAATACTGAGTCTGTTTCTGATGAGCATTGCCTGGGTGCTGCTTTACCGTTGGGTATCACCACCTGCTACCTTACACATGATCCAGCGCCGTGCAGAGGGAGGGAAGGCCGGTAAAGAAGATCCTGAAATCAGGTACAGGTTTGTGCGCCTCGAAGAAATGTCTGAGCAGTTGCCTCTGGCCGTTGTGGCCTCGGAAGACCAGTTGTTTCTGCAGCACAACGGCTTTGATTTTGAAGCTATACAGGATGCTTTTAAGCGCAACAGGAAAGGGAAGCAGATAAGAGGGGGCAGTACCATCAGCCAGCAGGTTGCCAAAAACGTATTTCTATGGCATGGGCGTAGTTATCTCCGTAAAGGGGTGGAAGCTTACTTTACAGTGCTGATAGAGCTCCTGTGGAGCAAACAACGGATATTGGAAGTATACCTGAACATTGCAGAAATGGGCGATGGCGTATTCGGTGTAGAAGCTGCCTCACGAAAGTATTTCAGAAAACCGGCGAAGCAGGTAAGTCGTGAACAGGCGGCTTTATTAGCGGCCGTGTTACCTAACCCGATTATCTATTCGGCTCAAAGGCCCTCTGGGTATGTGCTTACCAAACGGGCACGTATTGTAAGAGCCATGCGCCGGCTTGGCGGTGTTAACTATATAAAAACCATACTTCCTGAGCCAGATGAAAAAAAGAAATAA
- a CDS encoding M48 family metalloprotease, producing the protein MRGIIKFLAALLIAAVSLVSYWCNRQENEFTGETQHVDMTVEQEIALGLQAAPEMASQYGGMHPDQEAAAEVKAIGQRLVKSTKASQTPYQFDFHLLADESTVNAFALPGGQIFITAGLLKRLNSEAQLAGVLGHEIGHVVARHSAEQLAKAKLTQGLTGAAAIATYDPDNPSSRSGAIVAAMIGQLMNMRYGRQDELESDRLAVQLTGASGYDPRAMVEVMRILEEASGGSRGPEFTQTHPNPGNRIAEIEQAIQQEYPNGLPAGLIQ; encoded by the coding sequence ATGAGAGGGATAATAAAATTCCTGGCTGCACTGCTTATTGCGGCGGTTTCGCTGGTGAGCTATTGGTGCAACAGGCAGGAAAACGAATTTACAGGCGAAACGCAGCACGTCGACATGACCGTGGAGCAGGAAATAGCCCTTGGTTTACAGGCCGCCCCTGAAATGGCATCACAATACGGAGGCATGCATCCTGACCAGGAGGCAGCGGCAGAAGTAAAAGCAATAGGGCAGCGCCTGGTAAAAAGCACCAAAGCAAGCCAGACGCCCTACCAGTTCGACTTCCATTTACTGGCGGATGAATCTACTGTAAACGCTTTTGCCTTACCCGGCGGACAGATCTTTATAACGGCAGGCCTGCTAAAGCGGCTTAATTCCGAGGCACAACTGGCAGGTGTGTTAGGCCACGAAATCGGGCATGTCGTGGCGAGGCATTCGGCAGAGCAACTGGCAAAGGCTAAACTGACGCAGGGATTAACCGGCGCTGCAGCCATTGCCACTTATGATCCGGATAACCCTTCTTCCAGGTCAGGCGCTATTGTGGCAGCTATGATCGGTCAACTGATGAACATGCGCTATGGCAGGCAGGATGAACTGGAGTCTGACCGCCTTGCTGTACAACTCACAGGGGCCTCCGGGTACGATCCGCGTGCTATGGTAGAGGTGATGCGCATTCTGGAAGAAGCCAGCGGTGGCTCCAGAGGGCCGGAGTTTACGCAAACGCACCCTAACCCGGGCAACAGAATTGCAGAGATCGAGCAAGCCATACAGCAGGAGTATCCCAATGGTTTGCCTGCCGGACTGATACAATAA
- a CDS encoding LON peptidase substrate-binding domain-containing protein has translation MSRYLALFPLNIVVFPREKLNLHIFETRYKQLVHECMVQEKTFGIPTFIQENVGIYGTEVKILSIDKKYENGEMDIRTEGVGIIKILQFDKRASGRLYPGGDVEDVISADDEDIVMKQQIQELMQQLYQLLDIRKLNINLEDNFKTYDIAHHLGFNLEQEYALLQIRSEYERQALILQHLQQILPLVQETERLKERVKLNGHFKNIVPPNF, from the coding sequence ATGTCACGCTATCTCGCCCTTTTTCCTTTAAACATTGTTGTTTTTCCGCGCGAAAAACTGAACCTGCACATATTTGAAACCCGCTATAAGCAACTGGTGCACGAGTGTATGGTCCAGGAGAAAACCTTTGGTATACCCACTTTTATTCAGGAAAATGTAGGTATATACGGTACCGAAGTAAAGATACTATCCATTGATAAGAAGTATGAGAACGGTGAAATGGATATACGGACGGAAGGAGTTGGTATAATTAAAATCCTGCAGTTCGATAAACGTGCATCGGGGCGTCTGTACCCTGGCGGCGATGTGGAAGACGTTATTTCTGCCGATGACGAAGACATTGTTATGAAGCAGCAGATACAGGAGCTTATGCAACAGCTGTACCAGTTGCTGGATATCCGTAAGCTGAATATTAACCTGGAGGATAATTTTAAGACCTACGATATAGCCCATCACCTGGGCTTTAACCTGGAGCAGGAGTACGCTCTACTGCAGATCAGAAGCGAATATGAGCGGCAGGCGCTTATTTTGCAGCATCTGCAGCAGATTCTGCCTTTGGTGCAGGAAACAGAACGCTTAAAGGAAAGGGTAAAACTAAACGGACACTTTAAAAACATCGTACCACCAAACTTTTAA
- a CDS encoding metallophosphoesterase, whose product MLFYFIVIISVCSLAFFLFSFLEERKYRNKPYYKLADVGWRKGCPPADAQKVYSVAFLGDVGAVATDGTDPVMQMLEHWQQENPTAGTAVFLGDNIYPVGLPPQGSMHYETATARLNTILNVVKSGAIRPVFLSGNHDWNKGRKGGYEQMLRQQEYVVEALQDKNSYLPPNGCPGPSTVQLADGLLLLIINTQWWVQRGEKPMGTKNGCSYDDIEQFYLELNKILRRNTHQRILVAAHHPLYSNALHGGKFTIKQHIFPLTAAHKRFYIPLPIFGSLYPFYRKLFGAYEDMSHRKYKRMRKRLLQIFHRYSNIIYVAGHDHNLQHFEIRKNHYIVSGSGSKTSFVKKGGRATFTLEQLGFFVINYYDNGAIWMETRVADTENNNKRGNIAFRKELKSTIQVQQEKMEV is encoded by the coding sequence ATGCTTTTTTACTTTATAGTTATAATTTCTGTATGCTCACTGGCCTTCTTCCTGTTCAGTTTTCTGGAAGAGCGCAAGTACAGAAACAAACCTTACTATAAACTGGCAGATGTTGGCTGGCGAAAAGGTTGTCCGCCGGCTGATGCCCAAAAAGTATATTCAGTGGCTTTTCTGGGTGATGTTGGCGCAGTGGCGACCGACGGGACCGACCCGGTTATGCAGATGCTGGAGCACTGGCAGCAGGAAAACCCCACTGCCGGCACAGCTGTTTTTTTAGGTGATAACATTTATCCTGTGGGACTACCTCCGCAGGGAAGCATGCATTATGAAACTGCAACAGCACGGCTGAATACTATCCTGAACGTAGTGAAATCCGGTGCTATACGGCCTGTTTTCCTGAGTGGGAACCATGATTGGAACAAAGGCCGTAAGGGTGGTTATGAGCAGATGCTTCGCCAGCAGGAGTACGTGGTGGAAGCCTTGCAGGACAAAAACAGTTACTTACCTCCCAATGGCTGTCCGGGCCCTTCCACCGTGCAGCTGGCCGATGGGCTGCTGCTGCTGATCATTAACACGCAGTGGTGGGTACAGCGGGGCGAAAAGCCAATGGGTACTAAAAACGGCTGCAGCTACGACGACATAGAGCAGTTTTACCTCGAACTAAACAAAATACTCCGCCGGAACACGCACCAGCGGATACTGGTAGCAGCCCATCACCCGCTTTACAGCAATGCGCTGCATGGAGGTAAATTCACCATTAAACAACACATATTTCCGCTTACTGCAGCTCACAAGCGGTTTTATATTCCTCTGCCTATTTTCGGGTCGCTGTACCCGTTTTACCGCAAACTATTTGGTGCCTACGAAGATATGTCGCACCGCAAATACAAGCGTATGCGCAAAAGGCTACTGCAGATCTTTCATCGTTATAGCAATATCATTTATGTTGCCGGGCACGACCATAACCTGCAGCACTTCGAAATCAGGAAGAACCATTACATCGTAAGCGGCTCTGGCAGTAAAACATCTTTTGTAAAAAAAGGAGGCAGAGCCACCTTCACCTTAGAGCAACTGGGTTTTTTCGTGATCAACTACTACGACAACGGTGCTATCTGGATGGAAACCCGAGTGGCAGATACTGAAAACAACAACAAACGCGGAAACATCGCCTTCAGAAAAGAGTTGAAGAGCACAATTCAGGTACAGCAGGAAAAAATGGAGGTCTAA
- a CDS encoding DUF4440 domain-containing protein — MKKRNNLRLLVTAGLLLSLAACTQVPKQENRLADQEAGLQEVKQVLAEQASCWSQGDLECYMQGYWHSDSLVFIGKSGLTYGWQQTLDNYKRSYPTTDAMGKLKFDILETKPLAPETMLVIGKWTLLREAAGNIDGHFSVIFKHFPEGWKIIADHSS, encoded by the coding sequence ATGAAAAAAAGAAATAACCTGAGATTACTCGTAACAGCGGGCTTGCTGCTAAGCCTGGCAGCCTGTACACAGGTGCCGAAGCAGGAAAACCGGCTAGCAGATCAGGAAGCCGGACTGCAAGAGGTAAAACAGGTGCTGGCTGAGCAGGCTTCTTGCTGGAGCCAGGGAGATCTGGAGTGCTACATGCAGGGCTACTGGCATTCTGATTCGCTGGTATTTATAGGTAAAAGCGGGCTTACCTATGGCTGGCAGCAAACCCTGGATAACTATAAGCGCAGTTATCCTACCACAGATGCCATGGGTAAACTAAAGTTCGATATCCTGGAAACCAAACCCTTAGCTCCGGAAACTATGCTTGTAATCGGAAAGTGGACCCTACTACGGGAAGCAGCCGGTAATATCGACGGACACTTTTCTGTTATTTTCAAACATTTTCCGGAAGGCTGGAAAATAATAGCAGACCACTCAAGCTAA
- a CDS encoding diacylglycerol kinase family protein: MQVNEKHRKLLFVLNPISGDIEKEDLEEELKLVCEECQMLSSIYKTTGEQDKEKIQELLRAEQFDAVYAVGGDGTVSLVASILIGSKVPLGIIPLGSGNGLSKDLNIPQDTEEALSLIRHHVVREIDTIDLNGYPSIHLSDLGFNALVVQRFSEGDKRGPGAYAWIALQEFISYEPKNYRIETDCETFEGPAFMVTIANANAFGSNANINPNGILNDGKFEICLIEPFPKAAGIGIMYKLYTESIDDSVYTRRFSCRSATIHNLEQEVVHIDGEPVELGKEIKVTMHSRSLSVILPVGEVL, translated from the coding sequence ATGCAAGTAAATGAGAAGCACCGCAAGCTACTTTTTGTTCTTAATCCTATTTCAGGTGATATAGAAAAAGAAGACCTGGAAGAGGAGCTGAAGCTGGTATGCGAGGAGTGCCAGATGCTTTCCTCGATCTATAAAACAACCGGCGAACAGGATAAAGAAAAGATACAGGAGCTGCTCCGTGCAGAGCAGTTCGATGCAGTATATGCTGTAGGAGGGGACGGCACTGTAAGCCTGGTTGCGTCTATATTGATAGGGAGCAAGGTGCCGCTGGGCATCATTCCCTTAGGGTCTGGCAACGGACTTTCAAAAGACCTGAACATACCACAGGATACAGAAGAAGCTCTAAGCCTGATCAGGCACCATGTGGTCCGCGAGATAGATACCATCGATCTGAACGGTTATCCTTCTATCCACTTGAGCGACCTGGGCTTTAACGCACTGGTGGTGCAGCGCTTCAGCGAAGGTGATAAACGGGGACCGGGTGCCTATGCCTGGATTGCCCTGCAGGAGTTCATCAGCTATGAACCAAAAAATTACCGTATCGAAACCGACTGCGAAACTTTTGAAGGACCTGCCTTTATGGTAACCATTGCTAATGCCAATGCCTTTGGCAGCAACGCAAATATTAACCCGAACGGAATATTAAATGATGGGAAGTTTGAAATCTGCCTGATAGAACCCTTCCCTAAAGCAGCGGGTATTGGTATTATGTATAAACTTTATACTGAAAGCATAGACGATTCTGTGTATACCAGGCGCTTCAGTTGCAGAAGCGCTACCATCCATAACCTGGAGCAGGAGGTGGTGCATATAGACGGTGAGCCGGTAGAACTGGGCAAGGAAATAAAGGTAACGATGCACTCCAGGAGCCTGAGCGTAATTCTGCCTGTGGGAGAGGTTCTCTGA
- a CDS encoding App1 family protein, which yields MKKAKEKAIKAVLKTEEKFDALSFKLRRKLNMIKPLHIMPFRSYGTVDRLYVKGRVLVDKGITVSEADDTLWENLMNMYRRFNSAEIPNARVQLNFQGQEYTVTTDVEGYFVLNLQPKTPLVLDDIWHPIEIKLVDAPVKMEEDVTATTHVLVPPPDAEYAVISDIDDTIVRTGATNLLQTGRNVLLNNAHSRIPFYGVSSFYHSLQLGRNGKLNNPFFYVSSSPWNTYDLLYHFLELNDIPQGPLLLRDFGIDESKFLSSDHMSHKYKEIENLLITYPMLKFILIGDSGQKDAEIYQQVVQNHPGRILAVYIRDVNIEKHTRKVVAIADALKAEGEVEMVLVKETSEAAEHAAKHGFIFTEHIPAIKQEAKIDEQGDV from the coding sequence ATGAAAAAAGCAAAAGAGAAGGCTATAAAAGCAGTTTTAAAGACAGAGGAAAAATTTGACGCTCTCTCCTTTAAACTTCGCCGAAAACTTAACATGATCAAGCCTCTGCACATTATGCCGTTCCGTAGTTATGGTACTGTAGACAGGCTTTATGTAAAAGGAAGGGTGCTGGTAGACAAAGGAATTACAGTATCGGAAGCAGACGATACGCTCTGGGAAAACCTGATGAACATGTACAGGAGGTTTAATAGTGCAGAAATCCCGAACGCTCGTGTTCAGCTAAATTTTCAGGGGCAGGAATATACGGTGACAACCGATGTGGAAGGTTATTTTGTATTAAACCTTCAGCCAAAAACACCCCTGGTGCTGGACGATATCTGGCACCCGATTGAAATTAAACTAGTGGATGCCCCTGTTAAAATGGAAGAGGATGTTACTGCTACAACCCATGTATTGGTACCACCCCCTGATGCTGAATATGCCGTTATCTCTGATATAGACGATACCATTGTTCGGACAGGCGCTACCAACCTGCTGCAAACCGGCAGGAACGTATTACTGAACAATGCCCACTCCCGGATTCCGTTTTATGGGGTTTCTTCTTTTTATCATTCCCTTCAGTTAGGCAGAAACGGAAAGCTTAATAATCCTTTCTTTTATGTTTCCAGTAGTCCCTGGAACACATATGATCTGCTTTACCACTTCCTGGAGCTGAACGATATTCCGCAAGGCCCTCTCCTGCTTCGCGACTTTGGGATCGATGAAAGTAAATTTCTTTCATCTGATCACATGAGCCACAAGTACAAGGAGATCGAAAACCTGCTGATTACTTATCCGATGCTTAAGTTTATTCTGATTGGAGACAGTGGTCAGAAAGATGCTGAAATTTACCAGCAGGTGGTACAAAACCACCCGGGAAGAATATTGGCTGTTTACATACGAGATGTAAACATTGAGAAACACACCCGTAAAGTAGTGGCTATTGCGGATGCTTTAAAAGCTGAAGGAGAAGTAGAGATGGTACTTGTTAAAGAAACGTCTGAGGCCGCTGAACATGCCGCCAAGCACGGCTTTATATTTACCGAACACATACCAGCCATCAAACAAGAAGCAAAAATTGACGAACAGGGAGATGTTTAG